Genomic window (Kwoniella botswanensis chromosome 1, complete sequence):
GACTTCGgtatgaaggatgaggagagaCGAGGGTTGGCTCATTGATGTATGTGGAAGTGCTGGACGTGGAGTCTGTACTCTGTAGAGGTGTATGAGAgggatgtggatgtggatgttgatgaggcGTTGGGATGGGGTGttgtgattgagattgcGATTGGATCTTGGCGAGGTGCTAAATACCATTGACACTAGATCAGCCTCAAATTTCATCGTATATAGAAAATTTTCAAGTAAGATTGAATGGTATCCAGGAGTTGAGTATGACCAATCTAAACATGATAGGTAATAAGCGTTGCTCAGTGACTCACCAAATTACGCAACAACCAATTTTGTTTCTGATACGCTTCGCCCCACtgtctcttcatctcatcttcatccataatttccatctctccttcttccccgtCTTCCTCCGTTACTACCATCGCATACTGTTCCCCACTAGAGGCCGAATGTACGTTGGTGGGCGTTTGCCACAAGATTTCTTCGTCTTTCGCTCTGAACGGTGAACTTGAAGGGTATACATTCCTAATTGGGGAAGAAGACATTAGGGGATCAGGCTGTGAATGGTAATTCCTTTGATTGGGTGTCATAGCATGATTGTGGAatgtaggtggtggagtaggttgtgaagcagaagcagaaggagCATTCTGCTTTTCCCATTGTTTCGTTCGTCGTCTTTCTACACCTTTCATCGACCTCTTCAAAGCCGAAGTGCTACTTTCCGCATGTGGTTGTTCAGCGTTATCCTCTGTGGGGTGTAGATTGAAGTAGTCATGGCTTTGATtgtgttgatgatattgatgatggtcgTTGGGACTTGAGAATGACAgttcatcccttctcctccgTTTCAGCAGTACGTCCAATGGTGAGGTCAGGTCGGGCGATGAAAGTTGAAGGGGAGGAGGCGAAGGTGATCGAGGTCGTTTGTGCCTCTGGGGCGGAGCTAGCATATTGTCTTTGGGTGGTATGTTGGAGGGTTAAATTAAGAAGGTTggatcaaggatgaaggaggatagTCGATGACTAAGCTCTTAGATGAAACCTGAGCTTGGACACCAATGTAGACACTCTAGACTAACAGAAATGACCGTGGCTGATGAAAGCGTTGCTTGAAAGTTGAATTACGCTATGTTAACCATCGTATCCGTTGAGCCTTCTCGTCAAGAGTTGTAACCAGCTGGAATGAAAGCAAATATGGTTAGGAATGCGTGGTGTCTCTATGATCTATGTCTCTGGTGTTCgttctttcttatcttcttaTAACTTGAGCAGGAATGAAGCCAGCTTCAAGTCATCTTGGTAACCAAAACACAAAAGCACCTTCGAAAGGAAGTAGGAAGTAGGTCACCACGTGGGAGGCCAACAGGGAATGACGTGTGTCTGGATGGTATTTACGTAATCATCCATCCTGTCACTCGAAAAGTTGATCGATTGTCCTCCACCACTCGCACtacgaagatgaaatcaaaACCATCGTGAATTCATGGTATGCTTCATTGCACTCACCCACTTTTACATCTTGTATTCAGCATTGTCCCCTCATCCAATACTCCACGATGGCCCAGCCACAACCAACGGATTTCTCTGAAGGAGCGGATTTCATATCTTTCGGTCTATCCCCTCCTCCCGAAGCTGGTCCTTCCACCTCGAAAACAGGACTAGCGTCTTTACATCCTAACCCGGTTACAAATACGGAGAATAGTACCAGCAGTAGTAgtaggaaagggaaaagaaaagcaTCAGACGCGGGATCTACCATAACACAACAGCAAGATACCGGAAAAGATAAAGACAAGAAGTCGTCCaaaaagcagaagaaaggCAAACGAGATAGAGAAAgggacaaggacaaggataagcaaaaagcaaaagagaaagatgagacTGGACCGAGAAatttgaaagaggagagaaaaGCGAACGAAAGACATGCACCATGGTGTGATTTAGTAGATTGGGAGAAGTGCAGAGATCCATCTGAAATGTGAGCCTCGATATTTCAGCTACTAGTGTAgccttcatcatcgatgtgGGACTGGGAAGCTGACGAGGGTTTGAGATAGGTTgaatgaagagatcaacGCGTTTTATAAATACGTTTCGCCAACCAAAGAAGAGTTTGAAGTTAGGCTATTCATGATCGAATTGATTAGTAGGAGCATACTGAAACTTTGGCCTGATGCTGAAGTGACACCTTTTGGAAGTTGGCAGACGCAGCTGTATCTACCGCAGGGGTGAGTTGACCGCATCTTGTCAGTCGTTGCTTATAAGTATGTACCACACTAATCTGAATTGCCCGTTGCTCACAGCGACATCGATCTGGTGGTTACGAACAAACACTTCTCCGAATCTAACAAAGCTAGATTACTAGCTGATATGGCTAGAGCGATGAGGATGGCTAGAATAACGGACGAGGTGGCTATAATATCAAGAGCCAGGGTACCTATTATTAAGTTTATAACTAATGAAGGTATGTTCATGACCGAGTCTACATCATCTCTCGCTCATCCTCTCAATGCGCTGTTTGTCAAAAGCTCGTAAATCTGATATCCTTGTCATTCTTTCCTAGGCAAATTAAACGTCGATATATCATTGAATCAAGTAAACGGCATATCAGCCAGTAAAATCATCAATCGGTATCTTGATTCTCTACCTGGATCAAGACAGTTGATATTGGTAGTGAAATCTTTCCTGAGTCAACGATCGATGAATGAGGTATACACTGGAGGGTTGGGGAGTTATGCGGTTATTTGTCTTGTCATCAGTTTCTTACAGGTATGTAGGGCTTCTTTCACCTGTTCTTTTTCTTTACTTTGAGAGATGACAGCTGATGACGCTCTGGTGTTTGCAGGTACATCCGAAATTGCGCAAATCAGAATTAGATCCAGAAGAGAACCTAGGTACACTCCTAATTGAATTTTTCGAATTATATGGACGTAATTTCAACTATCAAGATGTAGGGTTATCGATACGTAAAGGTGGTTATTATTATTTGAAATCATCTAGAGGATGGTTACGACCTAATCAGAGTTTTTTGTTGAGCATCGAAGATCCACAAGATAGAGGTGAGCAAGATATCCCATGTATAGCTGTATAACGCTCATGGGCTAATCTGTCTTGTACAGATAACGATATCTCGGGTGGATCGTTTGGGATCAGGCAGGTAAAGAACACTCTTGCCGGAGCGTATGAATTACTCCTCATGAGGTTGTTTGAGAGAGCCGATGAGATGAGTGGGAGGACATCGGgtagaaggaaagatgagattgatccaGATAAGATGAGTACATTGAGTGGCGTGATGGGCATAACCAAGGAGGTGGGTCGATCGTACCTGTTCATATGGGGTCAAGTTAAAGTAGCTGATTTACTTTCTCAACGGATGTTCCAGACACTCAAACAACGTACAGCTTTACAGCAATTGCATCAAAGTGGGAAACTCCAAAAACTGTTATCTATACCTATGGGCGCCAATCCAGAACAATACGTTATCAACTATCGACCACCTCCCATATTATTTACCCCTCGATCGAAAGATCGTTCAAAAGCCTCATCTCGCAATACATCTGTATCCGTACCGAAAGATCGAAATACGAATGGTGGAGTAGGAGCGATTATcgtggatgatgatgaagtatcTGAACCTGATATCAACGATTCATCATATGAATTTGAAGATTCTTCctacgaagaggaagatgaagacgggGAGATTGGACCAGATGACACTTTCGCTATGCTGAAACCTGACAAACAAGATAAGTACGATCTCAGAGCTAAAGCGGCTGCTGTGGAAGCTAGATATGGAGGTTCAAGTGATGtttcggaagatgatattgagATTTTGGATTCACCACCTGAAGAATCGAGGTATAGTATATCCAAAAATAGCAAAAATAAGAACAAATCGACGAATCAGACGAATAACAgtaagaagaataagaagaacaatgaagataaagatcaACTCGATGCAATCTCAAGCGATAGTGACAGTGATAGTGATACCGACAGTTCGGTTCAGTATGTCGAACCTCCCCCTCCTCAACTTAAGAAGGGAAACGCTAGTggtgggaaagaaagaagagcgTTCTGGGCTTCAAAAGGTGGATTAGGAAGGGGtggaggggatgatgatgattttgagaATGATGCGGATTACATCGGATTGGATTAGATTCGACAGCGGAGGAGAAAAGCGTTGAAAGATCAGTCGGACTTGAACGAGGGAGATGTATCGAAGGAAGACATCCTGTTGACGAGAAAATGATGATCTGTATGTTATGTTCATAATTCGTCGATGGCAATTCATCGGTAACCTGAATATAATTGGTACTCGACCAGTGCATAAATCTATGACTATTGATCTCTATCATTATATATCGTTATGATACATCTTTATGTATCTGTTGTGCATGTCCAATATTGGTCCTCGATTTCAACCGTTATTTTCTCTTACGACTGCATATGCATACACACAAGGGAGAACAAGAACGGTCATCCAAGACGACGGGTAGATTGTTTTCGAGATAATTTCACGAGCTGAACTTTTGAATTtggtggaggttgatcaacatcaaaacAGCAAACTGATCAACAGCTCAACAAGTCAAGAGTCGACTTTTTCTTCATTGTCTTCACCTATCTCGTCTCGTTCGTACTCAAGATCTAGCAGCAATGTCAACCCCCACTTCTTCATATTCTTACTCGCCCTCAACGTATTATCTAGAAAGAGGAGAACTCATAAAACAAGGTGCAGAAGCGGTAAGTCgtacctcaacctcttcacTATCGTCTCAACAAATACTGTAAACATGACGAGTCTCAATTTCTCTCCTGCGTATAACAAGTCTTGTAAGGTTCATACTGACCTATTCTAATGATTGTTGTAGAAAGTCTTTGctctatcttctctcttccctcctccAAAGATATACAACCCATCCTCCGCTTCgtgttcctcttcttcctcaacctcatcttcatcagggGTAATAATCAAGTACCGTTTCCCCAAACAATATCGACACCCTTCCCTCGACGCTTCCCTGACAGCCTCGAGATTGACATTCGAAGCTCGTTCCCTAGCTAGAGCAGCGAAATACGGAGTGACAGTCCCGAGGGTATTGTGGGTTGATGAAAAGGGGGGATGTATAGGTCTGGAGAAAGTGGAGGGATGGAGTGTCAGGGAGGTGCTTGGTGGTGGAGCTGAGGGAGAGATGGAgtatcaggatgaagaagagatcgaacTGGATATTAACaccaatgatgatgagagagatGTAGATGTTcagggggagggggaggttgaagaagggaatgaaggatgggataaGTTGAGGGAATTGGGAGTAGGACGAGGTAAGTCAATAATCTCACTCTCTCAACTGTCACATTTGTCTAAGGTCTAATCTTTCATGACGAATACATTGAACAAgacatggatatggataaAAGCTGATACACCTTCGTGGGTTCCCCTTAGACCACCTGATGCGATCGATAGGCTCAGCATTAGCTAAATTACATCTAACAACTATCATTCACGGTGATTTGACTACATCAAATATGATGATTAGGTTGACTCCAGATAACAAATCACAGCCTTATGAGATTGTACGTTTGAACCTCATCCTATATTGCCAATATCAAACAGAACTGGACAGGATTGATTCACCCAATCAAACATTCGTTCATATTCTCCAGGAAATGGGAAAAAAATTCATATACTGACTCCCGCCCACTCATCTTAGGTATTGATAGATTTTGGATTATCGTCAACTGCTCAATTCCCAGAGAATTACGCTGTGGATCTATATGTGTTGGAACGAGCGTTCGCTTCTACCCATCCGAAATCTGAGAAATTGTATGCTGGTGTAAGTGTAATCCCACTCTTCGTCTTGGGTCAATACTTCAACTGATGACCTGATATCACGATGATAGGTGCTTGAAGCTTATGCCAAAGGattgggagagaagaaatggaaaCCCATAGAaacaaagttgaaagagggTGAGCATGACTTTGCGAGATACCATGATTTAGAGTTTGGCTGACTGATCATACTGGTTAATCGCTCAGTGcggaagagaggaaggaagagagatatgacCGGATGATACTGTACAGCTTGCTCGTACTCCCCATACCTGCATCTACAGGATAATAACTTGATACGAGGATGCATTCACATGATTTGTATGACTgataatatatatatatctacaATTTTCTTGTCACTCACTAACAAAAATCGCCAAAATGCGAATTACCTTGGGAGGTACCGCCAAAGAAGAAATACTAATGTTCAATGTcgcagaagaaggaaagaatggaGACCAACTAATCAGGATTTCAATGAATGACGTTTTTATGATACTATTCTCTTTTCTCTCAAATGGTATATATGGTGAACCTTGATTCACCGCGTTCGGTTGGGAATATCTTACAACTTAGAACGAACGTGTCTATCGACTTTTGCGGTTGTCAATCGACCGGAACGTCCTGCTTGAGGAAGCAATGGGTTTAAGAGCTCGTCAATCGGGACTAAAGATCTTTGAATGGATTCTGGGAGGAAACCCTTTGGAGGCGGTACAGCAGAGACAGGCGGCGGCGGTTGGTTAAAGAGCCATGCTGGACGGGCATATAGAGGAGAGGGCGTTCGGAGGTGCTGTGCTGGGTGAGCCTGTTTTTCCTCCTTAACAAAATGGATTCTCAGCCATCGCTAATTAGTTTTTACTGAGAAAGGATTGGCaaagactcaccttgggCATCCTTAAGCCAAGCAGCATTCCTGCTACTTCTTCTATCTGGACTTGATCCGATTCCTTGTTATCCaaagcaggtgaaggtgaggaggGTCTTTCGTTAGCTCcccttcttgatcttcttcgtctgacGTCAAGACGAGGGTGAGGGGACGTAGCCGATGAGGTCGACGAAGGGCTTGGTGAAGCggaagatcttcttcttccccaccAGGCAGGAGGACGGTGAACATCATGCTCTTTTCTCTGTCGCCGGAATTCAGGCATCAGCGGATGATCAGTACAAGCAACAATTGAGGACCGGCCTACCCAGAGTCCACATGCGTTGCAGAGCATATTATCTCTGGTTTCTGCAATGCGTTGCGGATCAGGATTACTACGCCACATGTTCGTGCCATCCTACAGGAGAGTACATGATCAGTATGCAATATGTA
Coding sequences:
- a CDS encoding EKC/KEOPS complex subunit BUD32, whose product is MSTPTSSYSYSPSTYYLERGELIKQGAEAKVFALSSLFPPPKIYNPSSASCSSSSSTSSSSGVIIKYRFPKQYRHPSLDASLTASRLTFEARSLARAAKYGVTVPRVLWVDEKGGCIGLEKVEGWSVREVLGGGAEGEMEYQDEEEIELDINTNDDERDVDVQGEGEVEEGNEGWDKLRELGVGRDHLMRSIGSALAKLHLTTIIHGDLTTSNMMIRLTPDNKSQPYEIVLIDFGLSSTAQFPENYAVDLYVLERAFASTHPKSEKLYAGVLEAYAKGLGEKKWKPIETKLKEVRKRGRKRDMTG